GGACTGTGACTGGCTGGCAGAGGaatgcaggaggaggggaggatgcTCCAAGGGTCTCTCTGGGCAgcctcctctcttcctgcccaggGACTTAAGGCCTGGCTCGTGATAGTGTTCCCTGAATGTTTTGCTCTTCTTTAACTATTTCAGATCCAGAAGACAGGGAGCCTGGACAAGGTGGTGTCCTGGGCCCACCAGTTCCCTTATGCCCACCCACTCTGGCTTGGACAGTTCCTTGGCTTCCTGAACATCTATGAGCCTGATTATGTCAAGGCTGTGTATAGCCGAGGAGGTGAGGCCTCCCAGGAGAGGGTGGGGTTTCCTGAGAGCAAAGGGCTCAGAGCTCCAAGTGGGGAGGAATCCTGGGGTCTGCACCTTACGTCTGGGCAGCTGAGGTCCACATCCTATTGATTAATAAGCCTCTTTCGGGTATCTACTAGTTTTTGCATGACCtgatcttctctttctccttcagatCCCAAGGCTGCGGACGTGTATGATTTCTTCCTCCAGTGGATTGGTGAGTGGGCACTTGCTTTCTCTGACCTTAGTGCTGGGTTACCAGCATCCTTCCCTGTCCCATCCCTCTCTGTCCTGTGCCCACTCAGTCTTATCTCATCCATGGGAACACCTGGCTCCCAAgtgcccctcccaagctcagCTGCTCAGTGGGGACACAGGGGAAGAGGCAGGATAGCTCCTAGCTGGCTGGGAAAGTGGGGCTCGGGCATCTTCTCCTGCTGGGTATGTCCTCTTCCATGGACAGGCATAGCAAGGGCTTTGGAAAATACATGAGTCTGAGAAACAGCTTCCTGGAATAGGTGGCCCTGGAGTGGGATCCTAGGAGATTTTATTGGTGGTGCTGGCCAGGCAAAAGCCTGAGGAGGGAGTGATGGTAGGGCTAAGCTGGTTTCATCAGAGGCTGCAAACACTGGGTGGCTAGAAGGCAGAGCTGTTGGGACAGCAGTCTGGGTAAGGAGGACTGGGGTGGGAGCCCCAAGCTGCCAGGTGTGGGACAGGATCTTGTAGATGACCAGCTTCCCCTCTGCCATCTTTTACCCAGGGAAAGGCCTGCTGGTCCTCCATGGGCCCAAGTGGTATGAGCACCGCAAGCTGCTCACACCTGGCTTCCATTATGATGTGCTGAAACCCTACGTGGCTGTGTTCAACAACTCCACGCACGCCATGCTGGTGAGGTCCAGTGCCAGGCTCCTGGAGGCTAtggctgcctcctccccacccccaagcttcCCTGGGGCAGGGCCATGAGGAGAATTGCTAAGACCCCAAAGGCCTGTACTGCCTATAATAGCAGTGCCAAGCCCTGCTGTGCCTGATACCTGCTGTGTGCTGGGTTCTGATCAAGTGCTGAGGCTCCAAGTAGTTGGGCAGCTCTGGCCCTGTCTCCACTGGGAAATCCAGGCATCCCTCTTCCTAGAACAAAGGGCTCTGTCAGGCCCCAGTAGGGATCCTCCTGTAGCAGACTGGAGGGATGCCTATATCTGAGAATATTAGGAAGGTCTTTCATATCTGGAAAGTgcttccttctcattctctgcCTACCACAACTATCTAAAATAATGTCATTAGCAACTCATCTCTGAAAGGGATGCCAAAGATCAGGGATCAGGCTCTGACTCTCAGGGATGGGTAATCCCTAGAAGTTACCCGGGCTAGTCTTTCCCCTCGTAGGAAACTCCTCGCTAGCATCACTGCAGGCCTGACTTATACACAGGCTGTGCTGAGGAGCTCCCCACCTCTCAGCCCTCCTTTTCCCTTTATGTAGGCTCTCTGGCTCAGTGTCTGTATGTGCTGCCTCCTGTCCTACCCTAGCCTGAAGCCCCTACCTGCCCTGCACCCCTACATTCCAGCAGAATGGAGGCCAGGCCAGGGACTTGGTTCATGGGAGAGAGGATAGGCTGTGCGTCCtggaggacaggggtgggggtgcccaGCTGACCCCCTGACATTACCTTCCATTTCTGGGCTCCAGGACAAGTGGGAAGAAAAGGCTCGTGAGGATAAGAGCTTTGACATCTTCTGTGATGTGGGCCACATGGCGCTGGACTCACTCATGAAGTGCACCTTTGGCAAAGGAAACAGCGGTCTCAGTCACAGGTCCGGGGGTACTTGGGGCTGACCACAGTCTCTATCTACCCAGGCCAGCTCAGTGGGGAGTGTTGGCAGGACTCTAGGGCCCTGGTTTGAGAGGACATAGGGTCCTGCCCTAGGAAGCCCCAGCTTGGGCATAGGTAGAGGCAACTGGGCCTTGCCCAAAGTTAGAAGACAGATTCTTCCTTTGGTGGAGAGGCTTAatggcagggagaggaagggtgaGAAGCATGTGGTTGGGGCTGGATTCTGGAATAGAATTGCCCCAGGCAACTCTGTGGGTCACAGTCTGAGCACTCCTGCCCACTCTTCTACTGTGTAGGGACAATAGCTACTACCTGGCGGTCAGCGACCTCACTCTGCTGATGCAGCAGCGCATCGAGTCCTTCCAGTACCATAATGACTTCATCTACTGGCTCACCCCACACGGCCGACGCTTCCTACGGGCCTGCCAGGAAGCCCACGACCACACAGGTGGGCATTTCCCACAGGACCCAACCACAGGAAGCCAAGGGTCCAGTCTAGCTCCTCTAGGCCCATCTGGGACCTCTGCCATTGCAGAATTTCAGCCCCCCTTCAGGCAGAGAATGGGTCCCCAGGCAGTGACACTCTCTGCTCCTGGCCCAGACCAGGTCATCAAGGAACGAAAGGCAGCCCTGCAGGatgagaaagagcaggagaagaTCCAGAACCGGAGGCACCTGGACTTCCTAGATATTCTTCTGGGGGCTCGGGTGAGTGAGTGTGCAGTGGGCCACCCCCACCCGAGAACTTGTACCAGAGGGGTCAAGCCCCTCCCTTGGACAGCAGCAGGGGCTGGTAAgcacttcccttctctttccccagcaAATATGACCTGCTCCTTGTCTTATGACACACATCAGAAAAAAACTCATAGATGGGAAGCTGTGGCAGTGGGGAGAGATGTAGTAGCAGGAAGCCTGGGTCATATGTTAGAAGTCCTAAAGACCAATTCTAGCCTTCTAAGACTCTGAAgagtctttccttccttcctttccttcctttattccttcctttattcaTCCACTCTACAAACTCACTAACCCCTACCCTGGGTTAGTTCTTGTGTGGAAGATGAGAAAGACCTGGCCTTGCATCCAGACACTTATAGTCTAGTGGAGGAGACAGGAGGTGGACAGTGACAAAGATCTCTTCCTCTGCCAGGTGGCATTCTGAGCAGAATTGACTGTCAGGGATGGGTAAGGTCACTTGGGCAGAGGGATCAGGGAAGGTTTCCTGGAGTAGGAGGCATCCAAACCATGCCTGGGATAGGAATCTGGGGGAAGGTCTCAACTCCCAGTCTGAAAaggagttttccttccctcccttggaCCTTCATTTGACAGCTGTTATGATGTCTTCTTGATACCTATCTCAAATACATTGAGCTGTCCCATCATGCCTTCCCTAACCTAGGATGAAAGTGGGATCAAGTTGTCCGATGCAGAACTGCGGGCTGAAGTGGACACATTCATGTTTGAAGGCCATGACACCACCACCAGTGGCATCTCCTGGTTTCTCTATTGCATGGCCCTGTACCCGGAGCACCAGAGTCGTTGCCGGGAGGAGGTCTGCGAGATCCTTGGGGACCGGGACTCCTTCCAGTGGTGAGTGAGGCTGTGGCTGAGCACAGTGTCTTTCTTCCCTGTCCCAGCAATAAGTTGAGCCTATGCTGTCTGGTGTCATCTTCAGATGATGCAGGGGGGCCATCCTGGAAACTAGGTGAGGGTGGTGGCCATTGTCCTGTTCCTTCCAGTGCTGTGGCTTTCAGGGGGGGACCTCTGCAGACACATCCCTCAGCTCCTTCTCCCATAGTGCAGCCTTTTTCAGGTTGAGTTGCCACCAGGAGGCCGATTTTTGGTGTACTGACTGCCTCTGCTGGCAGAACCTGACTACCCTTCTGGGGTGCTGGATGGAACAGTGGGGGCCAGCTGCCGGGAGATAGGAGGGAACTGAGGATGGATACAGCCAGACCCTGGGGAGCTGACCACATCCCTCCCACCTGCCTTTGGATGGTTATGTGCAGCCTCTAGACTCCTCTGGTGAAAGAGAAAAGCCTGTTTCCCAAACCCCACCACTTAAAATCTTTCAATTGTTCTCTGTTTCTTGATTCAAATTTGAACTCATTGACATGACACTGACAGATGCTGACCTCTTTGCAGGTCATCTCTGGGATTCTCCCAcaggcccctctctccctcccccctccccctcaggccTTGGCCTTCTGTCAGCCACCTTAACTTTCTCTCTGGCTCCTGGGCTACCTCCAACGTGGGGTTAGGCACAGAGCATAGCACAGCAAATGCTCCGTCAGTGGGAGAGACTTTAGATTCACCGGAAGGAGACTGACCTATATTTCAGGATCTGAGATTTGATGTCTCCACTATATACTTTTACCAGACAGATGTTGGAAACCTCCCAGGGTGTCCAGCCATGTGCCAGGTGCTTCTGGGGGTGCggctgggaagagaaggaaaaggagccaAGTTGTTGCCATTAGGAGGTTTTTAGAAAGTTGAACCAAATAACCAAAAGctagagagaaaacacagaatggAGTAAGATTGAGTGGCCCATGTTGAGAGCAGAGGAATCAGAAGGAGTGGGGCTTggactgactttctttttttttttaaattaatttatttattgagagagggagagggagacagagacagagagagagggagagagagagagagagaacaagaacaagtagggaaggggcagagagagaaggaaagagagaatccaatgcagggctcaaacccatgaactgtgagatcatgacctgagccaaaatcaagagtcagaggcttaactgattgagccacccagatgccacttGAGTTGGCTTTCTAAGGAGGGGTGACACTcaggcaaaggaagaaagaaacaggcatTTAGGTGGTATAACAACATGAACACGGCTTGGAGGCAGggagttaaaatatttatttattttattttcacttcatttcagtTAGAACTTGAAGCAACTTACAGGACACTTATTCAATACAAgtaataaaacacaaatgaaaaaattattactGGTATATAATACTTTGTTAATGTTAATTGAAAATATCTTATCCCGGTGTGTAACCTGCCATTTCATCTCCTCTAAGGTATCTCTTGATGAATACAAGTTCCTGGTTTTAACAAAGTCAAgtatatctaaaaaaaatgaggacctggccaaaaaaaaatccttagggTTTGGGGCTCTCTAATAAAGTGCTGCATAGTGATCATGGTTGGACCACATTTGTGTGTGAGCTTCCTggtagaaaagaggaaaagagaaatacaatttttgtttttgaactgaGCTTGTCatagtttatgcatttatttcttcattcaaccAATGTATATCAGCCCTTGTTTTCTTCCACCTCAGCTCCACAGGGGAAACCAAGTGGAACCTAAAGAATTGTCCTTTATGGGGCTTTTGTGGGGCCTTGAGAGACACAGGAGTGACTGTCTTTGATGGCTGGATACACATACAACTCTAGGGTTCTGTGCCTTCCTTTTCTAGCAGCAatgagggagggatggagaaaagtggaatcagaaaaaaagaaaaagaaaaaaaggaaaagtggagCCAGAACCCCTGGGTCCAAGTGGCTACCCCATTCCCGTCTGGTGTAGACACTTGAAGCATTTATGTCCCTCTCCCTGTTGGATGTGTGATGGTGGTTAAGGTGGAAAGGTGGGGCTGGAGCCTGCCTTCCTGTGGAACCCCATTGCTTCCCATCCCCAGAAAGCTTGGTTGTATTGCTGGTAGGGATGATCTGGGGAAGATGACCTACTTGACCATGTGCATCAAGGAGAGCCTTCGCCTCTACCCACCTGTGCCCCAGGTGTACCGCCAGCTCAGCAAGCCTGTCAACTTTGTGGATGGCCGCTCTCTACCTGCAGGTGAGATGGAATGGAttggggatggaactggagtcCTTGTGGATGCTTCTCTGACACTCTCTGTCACTTTGGTCAAATCTTTGCACCAATGGGGAAGAGCTCAAGCTTTGTGTTTGGCCTTGGTCCAAATCCTGGTTCTATAATGCATGGATAGATCTCTACTtcgagcctctgtttcctcttctgtaaagcaGGGGCAAGAAGAGTATTTGCCTTACAAGGTTGTTGTCAAGGTTAAAGAGACAGTATTCATCAGGGATGTCATGTACCACTATGTAGGTTGTGTCCTGAACAACTTCAGGAAGCACCATTCACATAGACAATGATGATGTGCATTCCACAACCTGTGCAGCTGTATGTAGTAGCTTCGTAAGGAGTGTTTAACTCTGTATCCGGCACACAACATGCACCTGATGAATGGTAGGTGTTACTATTGATAGCATAAGGTTATGAATAGTAACTTCCCTCAAGCATCAATTATTTGAAAGTAGAAAGTGTTGTAATAGTCCTTGCCTGTCCTGTCTCATGGTAAGGTGGGTTCAgtcctcctttttcctctctccattcCACAATGTCTGTGTCGGGTGCTTGTGTCCAGTGCTGGGACTGGAGGAAGTAGATATGATCATCAAAAGCACTTTTATGTCTTGAACATGGTGATGAACCCTCCATCACTGGCAGTGCTCAGGTGGGGGCTTGTACCTAGTTAGAAGAATACTAGGGGATTCTGGCCCTGTGAGGAGGTGGGCATGGCTCTCTGAGGACCACCTAGCTACCAAGCCTCTACTCTGCCCACAGGCAGCCTGATCTCTCTGCACATCTATGCCCTCCACAGGAACAGCTCAGTGTGGCCTGACTCTGAGGTACCCCATCCCCGGGCCTGGAGGTCAGATGGGGTGGGAGGCTATGGAGGTCACCCTCTCCAGCACCTGGCAGATATTTAAACAAGGCTTGTCCTCTTAGGTCTTTGACCCTCTGCGCTTTACTCCTGAGAATGTGGCCACACGCCACCCCTTTGCTTTCATGCCCttctctgctgggcccaggtAAGGAGAGGACCAATGTCCCCAGGCCCTCAGgactggggaggggagaatggaagATGTTGTGGGTAAAGCATCATTTTGGGGAATTCTGTGATAAGAGAGCTGCCACTGGGTTTTGGGTGATCCTAAAGCAGAGTAAATTCCAGggactttcttctttccattagCATATTCATGTTCCTGGCAGGTGGTGGGCTGGCTGAGTCATTCCAAGAGAAGCCCCCAAACCAGAACTCCCAATGTGAATCTACTCGGTCTGGGACCCTCACTGTGCTCCCAAGATCTGTTGCCTGTGTCCAAGTCAATCAATTGATCAGCCAGTTATCCATCCACAAATAGTTATTGGCTTTTGTTGGCCACTAAGAGTTTTGGACTTTCTCACTCTTGACACACCATAGTCTGATGCCACCTTGTGCTGCTCATGGTAGGAACTGCATCGGACAGCAGTTTGCCATGAATGAGATGAAGGTGGTCACGGCCCTCTGCTTGCTCCGCTTTGAGTTCGCCCTGGACCCCTTGCAGCCCCCCATCAAGATGCCCCAGCTAATCCTGCGCTCCAAGAATGGAATCCACCTCCGTCTGAAGCCTCTGCACCTGGGCTCTGGGAAGTAGCTCTGCCTGGGGTAGGGCCCCAGACAGCCCAGACTGTGGCCTCTCCTTGGGCTGGATCATAGAATCTCCCAAGCTGGATCATAGAATAGCTATGGCTCCCTGTCTTTGGGAGGCTTACAGTTTAGAAGGGGAGCAGGCACCCACATAAACAGTCACCTGGAGGGCAGTGACATGTAAGCATGTgtgtcaataaatgtttattatgtgtGTATTCTAaacctcattcattcaacaaacatatgATGAGCACATACTTGCTTCTAGGATCTCCCTTTATCTCCTATAATTGACAATCTTTCTAGAATGTAGCAGAAACTTACATGCCAGCCCTGATGATGCAGTGAATGCAATGGAAGCTTTGTCTTGGGATTCATGATTCTGATCCAGCACTCACCTACTCCACATGAAAGAGGGATGGCTTTGAGGACTTTCCCCCTCACTGAGTTGTATTTCTCTgcttaactgtgtgtgtgtgtgtgcgtgtgtgtgcatctgtgtgtgtgtgtgtgtgtaatataacAGACATAAGGAAAAATTACCTAAACAAAAAATGTACAAGGCAATGAATTTCTAAAGGAAATTCCCAGGCAACTACCACTGAAATCAAGGAATATGGAACATGGTTTCCCAAGTGTATCTTCTGCCCCTCCTGAGACAGGTTTCTGTAGCACTCCAGCCATTGTCAGCATCTGTGTCACAGTCACCCAGTACTCCGAGTGTTCAGGCTTTTGCTGGAGAAAGCGGTAGAGTGGCATTAAAGAggggggcttcctggaagagacaGTGCTTAAATCAAACCTTGAGGCAGGTGAGGTACAAAGGTACAAAGAATGGTTTTAGGGGAGGGCCTCAGACTGGGGGGGCCCCATGATGAATTAGAAATTCTTCTTCAGTATTCCCTGCGGCAGCTGCCTGATGGGTGGGGTCACATATATCACCAGGGTTCAAGTTCTAAGGCCACTATTGAGTTCCAATCCAGGAATTAGACAACAGTGGAAGGGAGGACACTGGAGATGGAGGGGATGGATAAGAGAGGGGAATTCTAGCCCTGGGACTTGGGGATGTCTCCATGTTGCCCTGAGGATGTACCATATGGAGACACAACCTTCCTGCTATTGATGCTTCCCCTTCTTAAAAGAAGGCCACAGCCCTGGAAGTTTGGCTATGGGCCACCTGCTCACTCCTGCAAAGCCTTGTCAAGACCCAGACCTCCTTACCCACCTGAGCTGAGACCTCAGCTAGGGTGTCATCCATGTCACCAACTTCCCTCTCTGTCCTGCTTGTAGACAGACCCTTCTCTATGCAAGTAGAGGTAGCCATCACCAGAGAGCAGAACTCGGAGGTCATAATCACCTCTGGCCCATGGGTGGCACCCAAGTCTAAGACTTGTCTGCTTCCCTTATCTGTTTGGTTTGTCAGGAAACCTATGAGGAAGGACTGGAGGCGGCCCTTATCCTACTTCAATGTTAAGAGAAGGAAACTGCCAAGATGCCCATCAGAAAAAATCTTGAGATGAGGCCTTCTGACTTTGGACCCTCGTGACCAAGACTCCATAGGTGTATTGATTCTCTTGTTCTGAGAGTGTATGTCTGTGGGAAACAGAGCTGAGAGCTCCAAGCTTGACAGAAAGGGAAAGCTCCACGTGGCAAGGGAGGACCGAGGCTGCAGAACAGTGGGCACCAAAGATGAACTCCACTTAATCTTTCTAGCCCTCCAAACACCCAGTGGCTTCCTATGACCCCTGGCATTTGTATGCACGTGTATGGGGTAGAGTATAGAGTGTGTGAGGAGTGCACACAGGTGTGGCTATACAGGTATGTGGCATGGGGATTGTGCATATGAGTGTGAACTCAGCCTGGGTTTCTTCTTTTGCCTAGAGGCAGCAGGCTTACTTCTTGGTCACAATCATTAACATCAGTATAATCCTGTGGTCAGAGCATGTGTCCATGGCTGGCCACCCAGAATTCCAAGCTCCCATTATCTTgtactctctgagcctcagcccctcccctctgcaccaCCTGATGCCAGGGAACCTTCCAGACTTCCTGTCCAGTGCCTTCCCAGCTTACTTTCCTGCCCCAACCCCTAGTCAAACACCAAGCATCCACTCTGTCCCTTCTCAAAGCAGGGCTGAACTAGCCCAGTGATCTAGAAAGCcaggggacagaaagggaggTCCTGGCTATAAGCACCAACTGGGGAAGAAGGCCCTTCAGGGAGGCAGAATGTAGCATCACACCATAGGCAGAGGCCTGCAAGGAAGTCTGTCTATGGCATCCAGGGGTCTGGCTAGGAATGGCAGGGGGTGGGATAGGAGGGAGATCTGTGTTTAGAACCAAGGAAAGAATGGGGGCTGgtttgagagagatggaggaggGCAAAGGAGGACCTGGGAACAGGGCCCAGGGTCAGGAGGACAAACCCCCAAGCAGTCACATAATGGAGCAGGGTTGAAAAAGTCCCTCCCACTCAGGGTGGCAGACCAGAGATGCAAGGGACTGCCAAGGGGGTTGTCCTGTGGGAGAGATGCCACCTTCAATTTGCTGCTTGCTTGTCACATCCTTTGCCACTGGCCAATCCATTGGCCCACATGGTCTCCTACCAGTACTGCCTAGATAGCCAACCACTCCATGGCCTGATGCAATGGGACACATCCGGCCCTCTTGGGGTTCTGGCATCACAGAGCAGATATGACCCCACTTCCTtgtctcctctgtctttctcccccttctctctcttttcttcatctaCTTCCAAGGGAAGACACACACTCCATACAACATTAAGAACTTTATtccagggaggaaaaaagaagagggtaTATGAATAATGACAAACAAGAATGCAGGTAACACACAGAAAAGAGCTGGGATCATGGACCAATAGCAATCACACAGAAACTAAGCAGGGTGAATGATGGTTCCCCAAGTCCATGTCCTAGAACCTGAGATAGGTCTGTTTTATCCAAGCAGGGCTATACAATCACAAAAACCTTTATGGAAGAGAAGGTGATATGAatacagaagcagaaaaacattGAAAGATACTGCTGAATTTGAATATAGAGGAGGCTCCAGAAGCCAAAGATCACAAGGAATGCAGCTAGAGGCTGGAACAGGCACAGGGGGATTCTCTCTTAAAGCCTGGAGGTAGTGTGACTGTACCAACTTCTTGTCTGTTTTCCAgcaaaatcaattttagaatttcaactccagaactgtaagagaacaaATTGATATTATTATAAGTCACTAAGGCTATGGTAAATTATTTTGgcagccagaaaaaaataatatagggaCAACCAAACAGGTACAAAAGGAGAAAGACATGCAGAGGAAAGCAAGGTGGGGGACAAGCAGGCATTGGGTTAAGTGGACAGGCAGGGATTCACATAGATAGGAAAAAGGTAAAAGATGAGTAAATAGGAAACCTGGCAAAGGGTGAGACAGAGAAGGTCAGACACTCTGATGGCAAGAGGAGGCTctcagggaggctggagggggacAGAAGACAGGAGACAGGGGAGACGGACAGGAAGACAGGATGGCAGGCAGGAGGGCCTCAGAACTCATCCTTGTCTGCACAGGGGTTAGAGCAGCTTCCTGAGATGCAGGTGGATCCCATTCTTGGACCTCAACACAATTCTTGGCCAGGGAACAGGGACCCTGGAAGGATCTGGCGCCAGCTCAAAGCGGAGCAGGGTCAGGGCCACCGCCACCTTCATCTTGTTCATGGCAAACTGCTTCCCAATGCAGTTCCTGGgtcagggagggaaaaggaaatgcaaagtgGCCTCAATCCCCTTGCTGGGAACAGCACATGCAGGGACCTCCTGCATGGACCTGGCCCCGATCCCTTTCCTTATAGGATACACACACATCTTGACCCAAGCCTTGCTTCACACTCTACCTCTGACCTTTGACAAAGCCTACAGTCTTCCAGGGCTAGCTCTTTCTCCTACCTCTGCTGTCAACAGGCCTGAAATCCTCTTACAAGGGGGTCAgctccctgagccacccaggcaagtCAAGTGATCACTACAACAGTTAATCAAATTATTTGCCCTCTCCATAAGCCATTTCTGATTTCATAAAGGGAAAGCCAGGATACGGTACCATAGGGGATAGGCTGGGACACACTTCAGGCCTTAACCATCTGGGGAGCAATAGGGACCCAGATCCTCAGAGAAAGGACAAGGTGGAATTGTGTAGGGAAGTCAGAATGGAAACAGGGAAACATCCTGGAGGGGCAAGGCCTTAGCGATGCTCAACCTGCTACACCATCTGCCACCCAGTTTGGGTCTAGACTCCTGTCATCCCCTTGACCCCTCCTTCAACCAGCTGCTGTAGATATTAATTGTACTTGATAAAGCCTGCCATCCCTCAGGCTCCTCACCCAAGCTTTCCTgtctc
The window above is part of the Prionailurus bengalensis isolate Pbe53 chromosome C1, Fcat_Pben_1.1_paternal_pri, whole genome shotgun sequence genome. Proteins encoded here:
- the LOC122480460 gene encoding cytochrome P450 4B1 isoform X1, producing MLSVLLSLNLSHLGLWASGLILVLGFLKLIRLLLRRQMLARAMDSFPGPPTHWLFGHALEIQKTGSLDKVVSWAHQFPYAHPLWLGQFLGFLNIYEPDYVKAVYSRGDPKAADVYDFFLQWIGKGLLVLHGPKWYEHRKLLTPGFHYDVLKPYVAVFNNSTHAMLDKWEEKAREDKSFDIFCDVGHMALDSLMKCTFGKGNSGLSHRDNSYYLAVSDLTLLMQQRIESFQYHNDFIYWLTPHGRRFLRACQEAHDHTDQVIKERKAALQDEKEQEKIQNRRHLDFLDILLGARDESGIKLSDAELRAEVDTFMFEGHDTTTSGISWFLYCMALYPEHQSRCREEVCEILGDRDSFQWDDLGKMTYLTMCIKESLRLYPPVPQVYRQLSKPVNFVDGRSLPAGSLISLHIYALHRNSSVWPDSEVFDPLRFTPENVATRHPFAFMPFSAGPRNCIGQQFAMNEMKVVTALCLLRFEFALDPLQPPIKMPQLILRSKNGIHLRLKPLHLGSGK
- the LOC122480460 gene encoding cytochrome P450 4B1 isoform X2; its protein translation is MLSVLLSLNLSHLGLWASGLILVLGFLKLIRLLLRRQMLARAMDSFPGPPTHWLFGHALEIQKTGSLDKVVSWAHQFPYAHPLWLGQFLGFLNIYEPDYVKAVYSRGDPKAADVYDFFLQWIGKGLLVLHGPKWYEHRKLLTPGFHYDVLKPYVAVFNNSTHAMLDKWEEKAREDKSFDIFCDVGHMALDSLMKCTFGKGNSGLSHRDNSYYLAVSDLTLLMQQRIESFQYHNDFIYWLTPHGRRFLRACQEAHDHTDQVIKERKAALQDEKEQEKIQNRRHLDFLDILLGARDESGIKLSDAELRAEVDTFMFEGHDTTTSGISWFLYCMALYPEHQSRCREEVCEILGDRDSFQWDDLGKMTYLTMCIKESLRLYPPVPQVYRQLSKPVNFVDGRSLPAGSLISLHIYALHRNSSVWPDSEVFDPLRFTPENVATRHPFAFMPFSAGPSIFMFLAGGGLAESFQEKPPNQNSQCESTRSGTLTVLPRSVACVQVNQLISQLSIHK
- the LOC122480460 gene encoding cytochrome P450 4B1 isoform X3, with the translated sequence MKSLGVLQIQKTGSLDKVVSWAHQFPYAHPLWLGQFLGFLNIYEPDYVKAVYSRGDPKAADVYDFFLQWIGKGLLVLHGPKWYEHRKLLTPGFHYDVLKPYVAVFNNSTHAMLDKWEEKAREDKSFDIFCDVGHMALDSLMKCTFGKGNSGLSHRDNSYYLAVSDLTLLMQQRIESFQYHNDFIYWLTPHGRRFLRACQEAHDHTDQVIKERKAALQDEKEQEKIQNRRHLDFLDILLGARDESGIKLSDAELRAEVDTFMFEGHDTTTSGISWFLYCMALYPEHQSRCREEVCEILGDRDSFQWDDLGKMTYLTMCIKESLRLYPPVPQVYRQLSKPVNFVDGRSLPAGSLISLHIYALHRNSSVWPDSEVFDPLRFTPENVATRHPFAFMPFSAGPRNCIGQQFAMNEMKVVTALCLLRFEFALDPLQPPIKMPQLILRSKNGIHLRLKPLHLGSGK